The Benincasa hispida cultivar B227 chromosome 9, ASM972705v1, whole genome shotgun sequence genome has a segment encoding these proteins:
- the LOC120085713 gene encoding pentatricopeptide repeat-containing protein At1g03100, mitochondrial: MLHLIMKSSFRAAVYSPSALYLLFHGANHSIFGVCKCVLNSNCQSLTAFVSSTSSSNLEPIVLGLKNKRIFDIRLLSTMSERILVQARDPAKLSVDIQISIEEHRLSDTWKLYQQHMEMEGFPRKSVVNKLLTAFAETLEIQWLEKAYDLVEQAFAEGKQNLLEKDPLIYLSFSLAKLGLPVPASTILRNLIKMEQSLPVAAWSAILAHMSQTGSGAYLAAELILEIGYLFQDGQVDPRKRCNAPLIAMKPNSTAFNIALAGCVLFGTTRKAEELLDMMPRIGVKVDTNLLMVMVHIHERNGRREELKKLQRHIDEARNLSDVQFRQFYSCLLTCHLKFGDLESASNMVLDMLRKSKIAKNSVATATLACNTAENHIKPSSGQGSEKKIFCQNDGLKDKISNGKSISFEDFVLDKNFLKLDIEAKEILRTLLTKLQLQVELVTTERGILQPTEAILVKLVRAFLEAGKTKDLAQFLIKAEREESPVSNNDSVLVHVINACISLGWLDQAHDLLDEMHLASVRTGSSVYGSLLKAYCKTNRTGEVASLLRDARKAGIQLDSSCYDALINSKVLQNDNKGALKLFQEMKEAKIPRSGHQEFKRLVENSAVNDEAGLMAKLLQEIKDGQRVDYGLHDWNNVIHFFCKKRLMQDAEKALKKMRSLGHCPNAQTFHSMVTGYAAIGGKYVEVTELWGEMKSIASASFLKFDQELLDSVLYTFVRGGFFARANEVVEVMEKDNMFIDKYKYRTLFLKYHRTLYKGKAPKFQTESQLRKRESALAFKKWVGLY; this comes from the coding sequence ATGCTACATCTGATTATGAAGTCAAGTTTCAGGGCTGCTGTGTATTCACCTTCTGCTTTGTATCTCTTATTTCATGGTGCTAATCATAGTATCTTTGGGGTCTGTAAATGCGTACTTAATTCCAATTGTCAGTCTTTAACAGCATTTGTTTCCTCAACATCAAGCTCAAATTTGGAACCCATTGTGCTAGGACTCAAGAATAAACGCATCTTTGACATCAGGTTGTTATCTACAATGTCTGAAAGAATTTTGGTTCAGGCTCGAGATCCTGCAAAACTAAGTGTTGACATACAAATTTCCATTGAAGAGCATAGATTGAGTGATACGTGGAAGTTATACCAACAGCATATGGAGATGGAAGGGTTTCCTAGAAAATCTGTTGTTAATAAACTATTAACTGCTTTTGCGGAAACTCTGGAAATTCAGTGGCTTGAAAAGGCCTATGATTTGGTAGAACAGGCATTTGCAGAAGGGAAGCAGAACTTGTTAGAGAAGGACCCTCTAATCTATTTGTCTTTTAGTCTTGCAAAATTGGGGCTACCCGTTCCCGCATCAACCATTCTAAgaaatttgataaaaatggaACAGTCACTTCCTGTAGCTGCTTGGTCTGCAATATTGGCTCACATGTCACAAACTGGTTCTGGGGCTTACCTTGCTGCTGAATTGATTCTTGAAATAGGATACTTGTTCCAAGATGGCCAGGTGGATCCACGTAAAAGATGCAATGCCCCTTTGATTGCTATGAAGCCTAATTCTACTGCTTTTAACATTGCTTTGGCGGGTTGTGTCTTGTTTGGGACAACTAGAAAGGCAGAAGAACTCCTTGATATGATGCCTAGAATTGGTGTCAAAGTAGATACCAACTTATTGATGGTAATGGTTCATATACATGAAAGAAATGGACGGAGAgaagaattaaagaaattacaGAGACACATAGATGAAGCCCGTAACCTAAGTGATGTTCAATTTCGGCAGTTTTATAGTTGCTTACTGACATGTCACCTGAAATTTGGAGATCTTGAATCTGCATCTAACATGGTTTTGGACATGCTGAGGAAatcaaaaatagcaaaaaattcGGTCGCTACAGCTACCTTGGCATGTAATACTGCAGAAAATCACATAAAACCATCATCTGGGCAAGGTTCTGAGAAAAAAATTTTCTGCCAAAATGATGGATTGAAAGATAAGATATCAAATGGAAAATCCATTTCCTTTGAAGATTTTGTTCTGGACAAAAATTTTCTGAAACTTGATATTGAAGCCAAGGAAATTCTTCGCACCTTGCTTACGAAGCTGCAATTGCAAGTTGAACTGGTTACAACTGAACGTGGTATTCTCCAGCCAACTGAAGCTATTCTTGTAAAACTAGTTAGGGCTTTTCTGGAAGCTGGTAAGACCAAGGATTTAGCTCAGTTTCTTATCAAGGCAGAGAGGGAAGAGTCACCAGTATCTAACAATGATTCAGTGCTGGTTCATGTCATTAATGCATGCATTTCACTTGGATGGTTAGATCAAGCACACGACCTTCTTGATGAGATGCACCTGGCTAGTGTTAGGACTGGTTCTTCAGTATATGGTTCTCTGTTAAAAGCGTATTGTAAAACTAATCGAACTGGTGAGGTTGCATCTCTCTTGCGAGATGCTCGTAAGGCTGGAATACAGCTTGATTCAAGCTGTTATGATGCATTGATCAATTCTAAAGTGCTTCAGAATGACAACAAGGGGGCACTCAAACTTTTTCAGGAGATGAAAGAAGCTAAAATACCAAGATCTGGACATCAAGAATTTAAAAGATTGGTTGAGAATAGTGCAGTGAATGATGAAGCTGGATTGATGGCAAAACTCTTACAGGAAATAAAAGATGGGCAAAGAGTGGATTATGGACTTCATGATTGGAACAATGTTATACATTTCTTCTGTAAGAAGAGACTGATGCAAGATGCTGAGAAGGCtttgaagaaaatgagaagCCTTGGACATTGTCCAAATGCTCAGACCTTTCATTCTATGGTAACTGGATATGCTGCCATTGGTGGGAAATATGTAGAAGTAACAGAACTGTGGGGGGAAATGAAAAGTATTGCATCAGCTTCGTTCTTGAAGTTTGATCAAGAACTCCTTGATTCTGTGCTTTATACTTTTGTGAGGGGTGGGTTTTTTGCTCGAGCAAATGAAGTTGTGGAGGTGATGGAGAAAGACAACATGTTCATTGACAAGTACAAATATAGGACCTTGTTCTTGAAGTACCATAGAACACTTTACAAGGGCAAGGCTCCCAAGTTCCAAACAGAAAGCCAACTAAGGAAAAGAGAATCAGCCTTGGCTTTTAAGAAGTGGGTTGGTTTGtattga